A window from Phalacrocorax carbo chromosome 20, bPhaCar2.1, whole genome shotgun sequence encodes these proteins:
- the PEX10 gene encoding peroxisome biogenesis factor 10 isoform X1, producing MALAAAGPARLVRCGQKDELYRSGLRSGAGTALHGLAGAKKWLEWRKEIELLSDVAYFVLTTLSGYQTLGEEYVNIVQVDSSKKRVPSFLRRAIFVSLHTVVPYCLEKGLLHLEHELQMEADESRSSQSNPALGLSSRTLIRNWIQKQIGDLTEQQKKRVLQITYVLKQCIPLLHRLHLAVFYISGTFYHLSKRITGITYLHFGGLQGEDQSIRSSYKFLGIISLLHLLLTIGIQMYSFKQKQRARHEWKLHRNLAHQKNMTKEKTPGRHSRCTLCLEERRHTTATPCGHLFCWECITEWCNTRTECPLCREKFNPQKLIYLRHYQL from the exons ATGGCGTTGGCGGCCGCGGGACCGGCGCGGTTGGTGCGCTGCGGGCAGAAGGACGAGCTATACCGGAGCGGGctgcggagcggggcgggcacCGCGCTGCACGGGCTGGCGG GTGCCAAGAAGTGGCTGGAATGGAGGAAAGAGATTGAACTGCTTTCTGATGTAGCCTACTTCGTCCTCACCACTTTGTCAG GTTACCAGACTCTGGGCGAAGAGTACGTTAACATTGTTCAAGTTGACTCAAGCAAGAAAAGGGTACCTTCTTTTCTTCGACGGGCCATCTTCGTTTCTCTTCATACTGTAGTGCCCTATTGCTTAGAAAAGGGATTGCTGCACCTGGAACATGAGTTGCAGATGGAAGCCGATGAGTCCCGAAGCTCACAGAGCAACCCTGCACTTGGCTTATCCAGTAGGACCCTAATACGAAACTGGATACAGAAACAAATTGGGGACCTTACAGAACAGCAGAAGAAGAGGGTCTTACAAATTACCTATGTTCTTAAACAATGCATACCTTTGCTTCATCGACTACATCTGGCAGTATTCTACATAAGCGGCACATTTTATCACCTGTCTAAAAGAATCACAGGGATCACATAT CTGCATTTTGGAGGACTGCAAGGAGAAGATCAGAGTATTCGATCAAGTTACAAGTTTCTTGGAATAATTTCACTCCTCCATCTTCTTCTAACAATTGGCATTCAGATGTACAGCTTCAAACAGAAGCAGAGAGCAAGGCACGAATGGAAACTGCACCGCAACCTTGCTCATCAGAA AAATATGACCAAGGAAAAAACTCCTGGGCGCCACTCCCGCTGCACTTTGTGTTTGGAAGAACGGAGACATACAACAGCCACACCTTGTGGCCACTTGTTCTGCTGGGAATGCATCACGGAGTGGTGTAACACCAGA acAGAATGTCCACTGTGCAGAGAGAAGTTTAATCCACAGAAACTGATCTACCTGCGTCACTATCAACTCTAA
- the PEX10 gene encoding peroxisome biogenesis factor 10 isoform X2, with protein MALAAAGPARLVRCGQKDELYRSGLRSGAGTALHGLAGAKKWLEWRKEIELLSDVAYFVLTTLSVPYCLEKGLLHLEHELQMEADESRSSQSNPALGLSSRTLIRNWIQKQIGDLTEQQKKRVLQITYVLKQCIPLLHRLHLAVFYISGTFYHLSKRITGITYLHFGGLQGEDQSIRSSYKFLGIISLLHLLLTIGIQMYSFKQKQRARHEWKLHRNLAHQKNMTKEKTPGRHSRCTLCLEERRHTTATPCGHLFCWECITEWCNTRTECPLCREKFNPQKLIYLRHYQL; from the exons ATGGCGTTGGCGGCCGCGGGACCGGCGCGGTTGGTGCGCTGCGGGCAGAAGGACGAGCTATACCGGAGCGGGctgcggagcggggcgggcacCGCGCTGCACGGGCTGGCGG GTGCCAAGAAGTGGCTGGAATGGAGGAAAGAGATTGAACTGCTTTCTGATGTAGCCTACTTCGTCCTCACCACTTTGTCAG TGCCCTATTGCTTAGAAAAGGGATTGCTGCACCTGGAACATGAGTTGCAGATGGAAGCCGATGAGTCCCGAAGCTCACAGAGCAACCCTGCACTTGGCTTATCCAGTAGGACCCTAATACGAAACTGGATACAGAAACAAATTGGGGACCTTACAGAACAGCAGAAGAAGAGGGTCTTACAAATTACCTATGTTCTTAAACAATGCATACCTTTGCTTCATCGACTACATCTGGCAGTATTCTACATAAGCGGCACATTTTATCACCTGTCTAAAAGAATCACAGGGATCACATAT CTGCATTTTGGAGGACTGCAAGGAGAAGATCAGAGTATTCGATCAAGTTACAAGTTTCTTGGAATAATTTCACTCCTCCATCTTCTTCTAACAATTGGCATTCAGATGTACAGCTTCAAACAGAAGCAGAGAGCAAGGCACGAATGGAAACTGCACCGCAACCTTGCTCATCAGAA AAATATGACCAAGGAAAAAACTCCTGGGCGCCACTCCCGCTGCACTTTGTGTTTGGAAGAACGGAGACATACAACAGCCACACCTTGTGGCCACTTGTTCTGCTGGGAATGCATCACGGAGTGGTGTAACACCAGA acAGAATGTCCACTGTGCAGAGAGAAGTTTAATCCACAGAAACTGATCTACCTGCGTCACTATCAACTCTAA
- the RER1 gene encoding protein RER1 isoform X2: MSEGDSIGESVHGKPSVVYRFFSRLGQIYQSWLDKSTPYTAVRWIVTLGLSFIYMIRVYLLQGWYIVTYALGIYHLNLFIAFLSPKVDPSLMEDSDDGPSLPTRQNEEFRPFIRRLPEFKFWHSATKGILVAMACTFFEAFNVPVFWPILVMYFIMLFCITMKRQIKHMIKYRYIPFTHGKRKYKGKEDVGKTFAS; encoded by the exons ATGTCAGAAGGGGACAGTATTGGTGAGTCTGTTCATGGAAAGCCTTCTGTGGTCTATAGATTTTTCTCAAGACTTGGACAG ATCTACCAATCCTGGTTAGACAAATCTACTCCGTATACTGCAGTGCGATGGATTGTAACTTTGGGTCTGAGTTTTATCTACATGATTAGAGTTTATTTACTGCAG GGCTGGTACATTGTGACATATGCCTTGGGAATCTACCATCTAAATCTCTTCATAGCTTTCTTGTCGCCAAAGGTAGACCCCTCTTTAATGGAAGATTCAG atgatgGTCCTTCCTTGCCTACGAGGCAAAACGAAGAATTTCGGCCTTTCATTAGAAGGCTTCCAGAGTTTAAATTCTG GCACTCTGCCACTAAAGGAATCCTGGTTGCTATGGCATGTACGTTCTTCGAGGCTTTCAACGTTCCTGTTTTTTGGCCAATCCTTGTGATGTACTTCATTATGCTATTTTGTATCACTATGAAGAGGCAAATCAAG cACATGATAAAGTACAGATATATACCCTTCACACATGGCAAGAGGAAATACAAAGGGAAAGAAGACGTGGGAAAGACCTTTGCTAGCTAG
- the RER1 gene encoding protein RER1 isoform X1: protein MDWILPCLSTMSEGDSIGESVHGKPSVVYRFFSRLGQIYQSWLDKSTPYTAVRWIVTLGLSFIYMIRVYLLQGWYIVTYALGIYHLNLFIAFLSPKVDPSLMEDSDDGPSLPTRQNEEFRPFIRRLPEFKFWHSATKGILVAMACTFFEAFNVPVFWPILVMYFIMLFCITMKRQIKHMIKYRYIPFTHGKRKYKGKEDVGKTFAS from the exons ATGGATTGGATCCTGCCTTGCCTGT CAACCATGTCAGAAGGGGACAGTATTGGTGAGTCTGTTCATGGAAAGCCTTCTGTGGTCTATAGATTTTTCTCAAGACTTGGACAG ATCTACCAATCCTGGTTAGACAAATCTACTCCGTATACTGCAGTGCGATGGATTGTAACTTTGGGTCTGAGTTTTATCTACATGATTAGAGTTTATTTACTGCAG GGCTGGTACATTGTGACATATGCCTTGGGAATCTACCATCTAAATCTCTTCATAGCTTTCTTGTCGCCAAAGGTAGACCCCTCTTTAATGGAAGATTCAG atgatgGTCCTTCCTTGCCTACGAGGCAAAACGAAGAATTTCGGCCTTTCATTAGAAGGCTTCCAGAGTTTAAATTCTG GCACTCTGCCACTAAAGGAATCCTGGTTGCTATGGCATGTACGTTCTTCGAGGCTTTCAACGTTCCTGTTTTTTGGCCAATCCTTGTGATGTACTTCATTATGCTATTTTGTATCACTATGAAGAGGCAAATCAAG cACATGATAAAGTACAGATATATACCCTTCACACATGGCAAGAGGAAATACAAAGGGAAAGAAGACGTGGGAAAGACCTTTGCTAGCTAG
- the RER1 gene encoding protein RER1 isoform X3 — protein MDLVFPSLKWIGSCLACQPCQKGTVLIYQSWLDKSTPYTAVRWIVTLGLSFIYMIRVYLLQGWYIVTYALGIYHLNLFIAFLSPKVDPSLMEDSDDGPSLPTRQNEEFRPFIRRLPEFKFWHSATKGILVAMACTFFEAFNVPVFWPILVMYFIMLFCITMKRQIKHMIKYRYIPFTHGKRKYKGKEDVGKTFAS, from the exons ATGGACTTGGTTTTTCCCTCCCTAAAATGGATTGGATCCTGCCTTGCCTGT CAACCATGTCAGAAGGGGACAGTATTG ATCTACCAATCCTGGTTAGACAAATCTACTCCGTATACTGCAGTGCGATGGATTGTAACTTTGGGTCTGAGTTTTATCTACATGATTAGAGTTTATTTACTGCAG GGCTGGTACATTGTGACATATGCCTTGGGAATCTACCATCTAAATCTCTTCATAGCTTTCTTGTCGCCAAAGGTAGACCCCTCTTTAATGGAAGATTCAG atgatgGTCCTTCCTTGCCTACGAGGCAAAACGAAGAATTTCGGCCTTTCATTAGAAGGCTTCCAGAGTTTAAATTCTG GCACTCTGCCACTAAAGGAATCCTGGTTGCTATGGCATGTACGTTCTTCGAGGCTTTCAACGTTCCTGTTTTTTGGCCAATCCTTGTGATGTACTTCATTATGCTATTTTGTATCACTATGAAGAGGCAAATCAAG cACATGATAAAGTACAGATATATACCCTTCACACATGGCAAGAGGAAATACAAAGGGAAAGAAGACGTGGGAAAGACCTTTGCTAGCTAG